The Eggerthella guodeyinii sequence GGCGGCGGCGCTCGATGGGTTCGTGGACGGTGCGACCACCGTGTACCGCGCGTTCGATTCGTATGCGTCGCGCGTGCTGTACAACCGCGCGCGGCGCGGCGCGGGCGCTCCGGCGCGTGCGTCCGCGGACGTGGACAAGCGCGTTGAGCTGGTTCCCGATTCCTACTACCTGTGCCATCTGGAGATCACGCAGCTTCTGGAGCACTCGTTCGAGCGTACCGAGGAGGCGCTGCGGTTCGGGCAGCGGGCCATCGAGATAGGGCCGGCGACGGCTGCCGGGTACCGGCAGCTCGGACGCGCGTACATGCTGGTGGGCGACATGGAGAATGCGGCCGAGGTGCTGCAGGAAGGGCTGCTGATCGCCGTGCAGCCGAACGACATCGCCATGGCCTACTACCAGCTGGCGTACGTGCTGTGGAAGGCGGGGCGACCTCAGGCTGGCGCGGCGTGCTACCTCAAATCGCTCATGACCTCGTCGTCGATGGCGTTGCAGGCCACGGCTGAGCTGCAGGAGCTCGTCGAGGAGACGGGTGTCGTGCTGCCGGGGAAGGAGATCGTCGACGAGGCGTTGGCGGAGCATGCGGTGCCGGTGGCGCCGACCGCCGAGGTGCTTGACGCGCTGGGCTCGGGCGCGGCGGCGGCCGTCGATGCCGGCCTGTTCCCTGTGGCCCGCAACCTGCTGGCGCTGCGTCTGCGTTACCGTCCGGACGACGCGCTCGTGAACGTGCTCCGTTCGTTGGGCGAGTGATGGCGGTCGCGCTGCAGTTTGCGCTACAATAGACCGATTCAGAACGCGCGAGACGAAGGATACGCCATGGCTTTGCAAGCTCCCGAAGGAACGAAAGACCTCCTGCCCGACGAGGCGAAATTCTGGGCGTATTTCAAGGCGACGGCAGCCGATTTGTTCGGCCGCTACGGATACGTGACCATCGAGACGCCCATCTTCGAGCAGACGGAGCTGTTCGTGCGCGGTATCGGCGAGGCGACCGACGTCGTGTCGAAGGAGATGTTCACGGCCATCTCGGGCGAGAACCTCAACAAGCTGGTGGCCGGCGGAACCATCAAGGTGAAGAGCCGCCTGTCGCTGCGCCCCGAAGGCACGGCCGGCGTGGTGCGCGCGGTCGCGCAGCACGACCTCGTGCCGCAGGGTGCGGCTCCTGCGAAGCTCATGTACGCCGGTCCGATGTTTCGTGCCGAGCGTCCTCAGAAGGGCCGCCAGCGTCAGTTCAACCAGGTGGGCATCGAGTGCCTGGGTGCCGAGGATCCCAGCGTGGACGCCGAGGGCATCATCATGCTCATGCGCTTCTTCGCGACCATCGGCATCCCCGTGGAATCCACGCGGCTGCTGGTGAACTCGATGGGGTGCGAGCAATGCCGCCCCGCCTACCGCGATGCGGTGAAGGCGTACATGGACGCGCACGCCGACGAGCTGTGCGACGAGTGCAAGCGCCGTGCCGAGATCAACCCCCTGCGTGCGTTCGACTGCAAGAACCCCGGATGCGCCGCGGTGATGGCCGATGCGCCGAAGATCACCGATCATCTGTGCGATGACTGCCGCGAGCACTACGAGACGGTGAAGGGGTACCTCGCGGGCGCCGATCTGGCGTTCGAGGAGGACCCGAAGCTCGTGCGCGGTTTGGACTACTACACGCGCACGGTGTTCGAGGTGCAGGTGACCGAGGGCATGGGCAGCCAAAACGCCATCGGCGGCGGCGGTCGCTACGACAAGCTGGTGGAGGAAGTGGGCGGTCGGCCCACGCCCGGCTTCGGCTTCGCGCTGGGCTACGAGCGCTGCGCGCTGGCGCTGCAGGCGACGGGCTACGAGTTCCCGGCGGCGCATCGCTGCGATTTCTTCGTGGCGTGCGTCGACGACTCGGTGCGCGGCGAGGCGTTCTCGCTCATGCAGGCATCTCGCGACGCCGGCCTGATCTGCGAGATGGACCACCAACACCGCAGCTTGAAGAGCCAGTTCAAGCTGGCCGACAAGCTGGGGGTTTCCATCGTGGCGGTGCTGGGTCCCGACGAGCTGGCCGCCGGGCAGGTGAAGGTGCGCAACATGCGGACGCACGAGGAGCGCACGGCGGACATCGCTGCGGTGAAGACGTTGCTGGCGCATTTCGGCGGCGAGGCGTTCGGCGGCGCGGATGCGTTCGAGGCGGCGTTGGGTAAGCTGGACGCTGAATGAGGATGCCGATGATGCGCGGCGCGAGGGCGGCCGTGCTGTCGGTCGCGCTCGTCGCGGCGCTGGGCCTTGCCGGCTGTGCGACGAGCGAGCCGGCGACGGATGCCGGTGAGGACGCGGAAGCGCCGGTTGAGCAGCCGGCAGTGGAGCAGCCGACGGAGGAGGACCGGTCGCTTGTCGAGCGCACCATCGACACGCCGTACTACACGGTGGTGGTGCCCGAATCGTGGCGCGGCGTGCTCGCGTACGACTACGATGACGCCTACACCATCGACGAGCAGAGCAAGGGTACCGACACCGAGCTGGGCGTAGGCTACAGCACCACGGTCAGGAACACCGAGACAGATGAGGTGTTCGGCGTGACGATGTACACCGACGCATGGGGCCCGCAAGGGCAATTCATGTGCGAGAAAGCGGGCTCGTCAACGGTGATGCCCGGCAACTACGTCGCGGTGGTCAAGGGGCTGACGCAGCCGTTCGACGGCTGGGGTTCGATTCCTCAGGACGAAAAAGATGCCATGACGGCGCAGATGGCGGAGTACGCAAGCTGGGTCGCCGTGAAGTAACCGCGCCGCGTGCGCAATGCGGCGGAAACCGACGAAGGCGGCCGAGGGGCCGCCTTCGTCGTAGGGGGAGGGAAGGTCCTACCAGGTTCCGGCGCTCAGGTTCTTGCCGAGCAGGTAGCCGAACGTGGTGCAGGCGCCGCCCAGGTTGATGCCGGGCACCTTGTAGTCGTACACGTCGCCGTACATGTCGCCCACGACCGTGCCCACGCCGTACAGGCCGGGGATGGGATCGTTGTTCGAATCGCACACGTGCATCTGGATGTCGGTGTTGAGGCCTCCCGTGATGCACAGCGTGTAGGGCTCGTTCTTGATGCCGTAGAACGGCGGCTGCTTCACCGGCAGCAGGAAGCGCTTGTCCTTGTGGAACTCGTCGTCGAGGCCCGTCTCGCAGTACGAGTTGTACCGCTCCACCTGAGCGAGGAACTCCTCGCGGGGGAGGCCCAGACCGTCGGCCAGCTCCTCGAGCGTGTCGGCCTTGACGGCGTTCTCGGCCATGGTGGCGTCGAAGCCGGCGTACTCGTCGGTGGTGGTCCAATCGGTGTTCGGATCGAACAGCGCGGCGATGGCGTCGTAGACCTCTTGCGTGTCGCGCGCCTCACCGCCCACGCGGTCGCTCTGCCAGGGGGCGGAGTCGCGCACCCAGTTCTCGTCCCAGATGAGGAACGCGCATCCGTCGGGCTGCACGCGCTGCGGGTAGGGCATGTAGCCGTACGTGCAGTTCTCGTTGGAGTAGCGCACGCCCTTCTTGTTCACGAGCAGGCCGGGGAACGTGGTGAGCGCACCTTCCGCCCACCAGCGGCACGGGAGCACCTCGTCGCCCATCGTGGCCAGCATGGGGGCGTTCGGCGTGTACTTCTGCCAGGATGCGCCGATCCACAGCGCCAGCTTGAGGCCGCTGCCGTCGTAGACGCCGCCGTAGCCGAAGGGCAGCGCTATGGGGCAGTACTTCGCCACCATGTCTTTGTCCTGCGAGAAATCGCCCGTGGCCAGCACGACGCCCTTCGTTGCCGTGTAACGCGTGTACTCGCTGTTGTGCTTCGCGACGCAGCCGGTGACGCGTCCGGTGTTGTCGCCTTCGCGGTCGAGCTGCACGGCGGTGGTGCTGTAGAAGATCTGGCCGCCGCCCTTCTGGATCTCCTCGGCCAGGGCCTCGACGACGATCTGCTGCGACGCGCCGGCGGCCTGGGCGCCCTCGGCGACGAAGGAGTGCGACACGTTGAGCGTTTTGAGCGGACCGCCGTCCCACCAGTCGGTGCCGCCGTCGCGCTGGTTGTTCTCGATGACGGTGGAGATGCCGTAGGGTTCCATCTTGTCCATGAGCCAGTTCATGGCGTTGCCCGACTCGTCGTAGACGAGCCACCACTTCTCCTGGTCGAGGCGGAAGCTGTTCGACGCGAATATCTCCTGGAAGATGGGCTCGATTTGCTCGCGGGTGAAGTCGAGGCCCAGCTCGTGGGTCAGGCGCGTGTTGAACGCCGCGTTGGAGCCGCCGCGCGACACGGGGCCGTCGCTCGAGGCGATGAGCACGACGTCGGCGCCCTCCTCGACGGCGGACGCGGCGGTGACGAGGCCGCCCACGCCGGCGCCGATGACGAGGATCTCGCACTCCACGGTGTTCGTGATCTTGCTCTCGTCCACGGGCTCGGGCGGGATCTCGAAGTTCCATTTCGCGCTCTGGAACTTCTCGGCATCGAGGACGAGGTCGCCCGACGCGGCGGCAACGCTTTCCTTATCCTGCGGCGCGCACCCGGCCAGGCCGAACGTGCCGGCTGCAGCGGCCGCTCCGGCCACCCCGGCCACCGTGGCGCCTTTGAGGAAGCTTCGACGGTCCATTGATCTTGCTGTTCCCATGGTTCCCTCCTTGATCGGTGGTTCGATGGGGACAGCTTAGGCGCAGGGGCGTCGGCGCGCGTCACTCAAAGTGTGGCATTGGGCTGGCCTGCGCCCAAGAGCTGCGGTATCACTCGAAATGCGTTATTTCTTCTTAGCCCCATCCTCTATACTGGGGCCACGGGATCGCGCCCATGGAAGGGGAGTCATGGATAAAGGGATTGCCGCTGACGAGGGGAGCCCGGTGCTCTTCGTGCGTCCGACGATACTCGACGTGGGTATCGGGGTGCTGTATTTCTTCACGTCGCATATGGTCATTCGAGCGCTGTACTTCATCGGGGTCGATCGCACCGCCGACGAGCTGTCGACGTTCTTTCTCGTGGTTATCGCGTCGACCATTATGGCGCACTTGCTGGCCCGGCCGCTGCTGAAGGTGCGGCGGTTCGCGGAATCGGCGTTGGGCGTTCCGGCGGTCAGCGTGGTGGCGGCGCTGGGAGCGACGCTCGCGCTTGTGTCGATGCTGCCGGTGGTGGGCGTGCTGCTGTTCTACGTGGCGGGGGCGTTGCTGGGGTTGGCGTGCGGGTGGATCATCGTCATCTGGACGTCGACGATCCATGCATCGCGGCCCGAGGGCGATTCGTTCTACCTCGACCCTGCGTTGGCGGTGGCCGTCGTGTGCTACTTTGCCTTCCGGTGCGTCAGCTCGTTCTCCGAAACCATCAGCCAAGGCTTTCTGCTGGCGTTGCCGCTGGTGACCATCGCGTGCATCATCCGCGCCAGCCAGCCGACGGACGAGGGCGAGACGATGGGATTGGGCGAGGGCGCGCGTGCGTTGCAGGTGCTCGTGGTGGTGGCCGCCGCGTTCGCCATCGGGTGCGCCGCGTGCGTGTACCTGTCGGGCCGCGAGAACGACGTGCTGTCGTCGGGACTCAACTACATGGTGCTGTTCGAGGTGCTCGCGGTGATCCTCATGGTGTTCTGCTGCTGGCTCATGAGCCGGTTCGCTCAGCATCGCTCGACGCTGACGCCGCGCGGATCCGCCGTGCTCACGTTCTGCGTGTGCTATATCCCGCTGTTCTCCATCGGCCTCGTGATGGGAGGCGCTGCCATCCCCGCGAACGCGCCGGACGCGCTGTGGGAGAGCAACATGTGGGTGCTGCTCATCGCCATCTTCGCCTACGACATCCGCGAATCGGTGTACGCCATTCGCGGGCTGGCAGTGGGGCTCATGTTCGAGGCGATGTGCATCGGCCAGCTGATCGCGCGCGTGTCGACGCTCGGCCTTTCGTCGTACGCGATGGCGGCGGCGGGCGGGCTGACGGCGCTGTACTTCTTCAGCGTGGGGCGGCAGCTTGCCCGCTCGATGCCGAAGCGGAAGCCGAAGCGCGCCGAGGAGGCGAAGGACGAGGAGCCGAAACGGGAGCTTGCCGAGGCGGGCGAGGATCGCGGCGGGGCGGAGGGCGAGGAGTTGCCCTCGGAGCTGCTGGCGTACTGCCAGAAGCTGGCGCTGGAGAACGGGCTGACGCCGCGGGAGGTGGAGATCTTGGGGCTCATCGCGATGGGGCGCAGCGCGAAGTACATCGCCGAGGAGCTGCTGATCTCGCACAACACGACGCGCACCCACATCAAGCACGTGTACGAGAAGCTCAACATCCACTCCAAGCAGGAGCTGCTCGACCTCGTGCTGTTCGGCTCGGGCATGATGTGAGGCGCGCCCGCGTCGCCGGGGAGGGGGTGCGGCGACGCGGGCGCAGGGACATCGCCGGACCGCCCCGAAAGGGACTCGGGGCGGTCCGGGAGGGATGGCGGGTTAGCCGAGGAACGCGCCCACGGCTTTGCCGCATTCGCGGCCGAGCGTGATGGCGAGGCCCAGGCTGACGCCGGGGATGGGCGTGATGTACTCGTAGCCGAAGCGACGGCCGCAGTCGTTGCCCGACACGTACAGGCCGGGGATGGGCTCGAAGTTCTCATCGAGGGCGTTCTGGTCGCCGTCGGTGATGATGCCGCCGCAGGTGACCATCGTCTCGCCCAGCTCGGGCTCGAACGTGCAGGCGTAGTAGGGCGCCGTGTCGACGGGGAACAGCACGGCTTCGTCGCGGCCGAACTCCTGATCGGCGCCGGCGGCGCAGTAGCTGTTGTAGTTCTCGATGGTCTCGACGAAGGCGGTGACGGCGTCGCCTTCGAGCCCCATCTGCTTCGCGAGGCCCTCGAGCGTGTCGTCGGCGATGAACTCGATGGTGGTCACCGGTCCCATGCCGCCCTTGTCGTCCTCGGCCTTCGCGGGCTCCTCGTAGGTGCCCTTGAAGATGGCGTACGCCTTGTCGAGCGACTCCTGCAGCGAGGCGATGTTCTCGTCCGTGGCCGTGAAGCCGGCATGCTGCGGGATGGTGTACTGGCGGTACGTGGGGAAGTTCGCGTCGCATACGGCGTACTTCGCCTTGCGCGTCTTGTAGATGGTGGAGAGGCCGCGCTGCTCGGACGTGGGGTAGTACTCGTTGCAGAAGCGCTTGCCGTTCTCGTCGATCCACACGGCCTGGGGCAGGCAGTTCATCTTGCCCGGCACCGAGAGGCCCTTCATGTTCATGCCGGGGATGGGGCAGGTTTCCAGGTGCGCGCCGGCCCAGTGGGCCATCTGCACGCCGCGGCCGTCGTTCGCCGACATCGAGGAGAGCTGCTCGTCGCCCACGAGCGCGCCGGCCATGTCGGGGATGAGGTCGGCCATCATCTCGGGGTTGCCGCCGAAGCCGCCGCACGCGATGACCACGGCCTTGCAGGTGAACTTCAGGTTGCCGTCGCTGTTGGTGGCCACGAGGCCGGCCACCTTGCCGTCGTCCATGATGACGTACTGGGCCTCGGTGCCGAACAGGAACTCGGCTCCGGCGGCCTTCGCGGCGGCGCGGTTGTACTCGTGGATCTTCGTCTGGTTGCAGTCGCCGTAGAAGCTGCACACGCTGGGCCAGAACTTGATGGGGCCCAGGTGGTCCATCTGGTGCTCGGTGGGCGGGAAGAAGGCGGTGGTCATGGTGGCGAGGTCGTCGTCGGTGAGGTCCGAGAGGTACCAGTCCATGTTCGCGCCGGAGTTCTGCGCGTACTTCATGACGAGCTCCTGGTTCGGGTAGTTCCCCGTGATGGTCATCCAGTTCTGGAAGAACTCGACCGGGTCGATCTCGGGCACGCCGCGCTCTTTGAGGATGCTCGCGTTGAGCGTGCCGGCCTCGTTGCCCACGGCGGCGAAGGTGTCCTCGGGCTGCTTCTCGACGAGGATGACCTTCTTGCCCTCTTCGGCCAGCTCGCGGCAGGCGGTGATGCCCGCGAAGCCGTGGCCGCAGACGACGACGTCGCAGTCGTACTCCTTCGCGAAGTCGGTGATCTCGGCCGGCGGCGTCTTCCAGCTCGACGCGTTTGCGGCGGAGGCGTTCGCGGAGCCTTCTTCGGCTCCGGCGCTGCTTGCCTGCGGTGCGCAGCCGGCAAGCCCCGCTCCGGCGGCGACAGCGGCGGTGGCGCCGAGGCCCAAGAATGCGCGGCGCGATAGTCCGGTGGTGCTCTTCATGGTGGTTCCTCCCTTGCTCCTTGTGCGGTTCTCTTTGGTTCTTGGTTCGTTCCGCCCGGCCGGGTTCGTGCCGGGTGGATGTCGAGCATGCTAGGCGCTGCGGGCGACGGGCGTAATCGCGGCGTTGGGGGATTCCGTCTCGCGGCCCCTCGCGGAAATGGGGTATATGTGCAAACCCGCAGGTAGGAGGTTCGCTGTTGGGGACGGCTGAGGCGGGTGCTTGCGCTATACTTGAGCGAACGAAGGCATCGCACGACAGAGCGAAGGGAGGGCTCGAGTGCGTTTTTCGCAGGACTTCAAGCTGGAATCGCTGCTGTTCGTCGCGTTTTTCGCCACGCTGCCGCTCTATTCTCCGAACCTCGTGATGTTCCACGATCTGCTGAGCGGGTCGGAGGCGTTCATGCCGCCGTTCGTGAACACGATGATGGTGAGCGCGGTGGCGGCAGGGCTGGGCGTGGCCCTCGTCTCGACGCGTCGAGGCGTTGCGACGTTCGTGCGGTTTCCCGTCGTGCTGGCGAGCACGGTGTGCTATCTCGCGGGATTCGGCCTGTTCGCGCTCACGCTCGGCGTCGAGGGGCTCGGCTCCGAGGGGCTTGCCATGGCGGCCGGCATCGCGGTCTCGCTGGGCGTGGTGCCGCTGTGCGTGGCGTGGGGGACGTACTTGTCCGTGCTCGACCTGCGCCAGGCGCTGCTGTCGTTCTCGCTGATGATCGGCGTGGCGTCGCTGGCGGAGCTGCTGCTGTCGGCGGTGGAGATCCGCGTGGGGCTCGTGGCGTACGGCCTGCTGCTGGTGCTGGGGTGCGTGCTGCCGTGCTGGAAGGCGGCGCGCGGGTCGCTCGCGCGCGTGGCCGGCGGGGCGGGCGGCGAGGATCGCGAGCTCGAGCGCTTCGCCACCGAGGCCGCGGGGGCGATCGGCGGCCGCGAAGGGCTGTTGCGCGGCGTGCGCGGCATGGCGTCGGTGCTGGCGATGCCGTTCGCGGGGCTGCTCGTGTTCGCGTTCGTCATGGGCGTGCGCAAGTTCCTCGTGTTCGACCTGTTCTACGTCGAGGCGCTCGGCGGCATCGTGGCGGCGCTCGTGGTGCTGCCGCTGTGCCTGGTGAAGACGGAGCGGCCGCTGCTGTCGCTGATCTACCAGGTGCTGCTGCCGCTGTTCGCGCTCGTGCTCGTGGTGCTGAACAGCTTCCCGGTGGGCACGGTGTTCCAGTGGCTCGCGGCGACGTTCTCGTACGTGTTCTACGGCGTGGTGGGCATCTTGGCGCTGGCCAGCCTGTGCGCGATGGCCCATGCGCGCGAGTTCCCGCCGACGCTCATCTACGGGCTGACCGTGTCGGGCTTCGCGCTGGCGTCGCTCGGGGGCATCATGTGCGGGGCGCTGCCTCCGTTCGAGGATCAGCAGGGCGGGCCCATCCTGCTGGTGGTGAGCACGATCTACTTCGCGGTGCTCGTGGCCGCGCCGCTGCTGATGGCGTGGCGGCGCGAGGGGCGCGACGGCGGCGATGTCGTGCTGGGTCGGGCGGGCGAGGGTGCGCCGACGCAGCTGCAGCAACGATGCGAGCGGATCGCGGGCGATCGCGGCCTGTCGCCCCGGGAGACGGAGGTGCTGGCGTACCTGGGGCGCGGCCACGGCATCGTGTTCGTGGCGAGCACGCTGGTCATTTCCGAGAGCACCGTGCGCACGCACGTGAAGAGCATCTACCGCAAGCTCGAGGTCTCGTCGCGCGAGGAGCTGCTGCAGCTGATCGACGAGGGGTGAGCGGGGCGTCGGGGCGTGAGCGGTGGCGGTGGCGTTTCGGCGCTGTTTCATGTATACTGCATGTAAAATGCAGGACATGAAAGGAGTCGCTATGCCCGCTTTGCAGGTACGAGATTTCCCCGACGAGCTGTACGAGCAGCTGAAAGCGTACGCCGCGAGCCAGCATCGCAGCGTGGCGCAGCAGACCATCGTGGCGGTCGAGCAGATGCTCGAGGCGGCCGACGCGCAGCACTATTGGGACGGCCGGGAGCTGCACCGCCTGGAACGCCGCCCGCGCTACCTCGATTTCGACACCGAGGCCGAGCGCGCCGCCCGCATCGAGAAGCGCAAGGCGCTGTTCGCGGAGATCGAGAAGCTGCCGAAGGTCGAGGTGCCAGCTGACTTTCCCGATACGGTGGAATTGATTCGGCAGGGGCGAGAGGAGCGCGATGCGTACATCGATGCGATGATCGCCGGTGATATGCGGAAGGCGGCCGGAGCATGATAATCCTCGACAGCAGCGCAGCGGTGGACATGGTGCGCGAAACCGACGAGGGGAAGGCCCTCCTCTCCTTGATGCTCACGGGCGAGACGGTGATCAGCCTGGATCTGTTCTATGCGGAAGTGTCGAATGCGTTTTGGAAATACTGCAAGGCAGGATTTTACGGCGAAGACGATGCGAGGCGCCGCATAGCGAAAGCCATCCGGCTCGTTGACGAGTTTTATCCGATAGAGGACTGCCAGGTTGAAGCGTTCGGCGAGGCTGTTCGCTTGCAGCATCCGGTGTACGACATGATGTATCTCGTGCTCGCGCGACGCAATGCGGCTACGCTGTTCACGCTTGATCGCACGCTGCAGCAGCTGTGCCTGGACAACGGGGTGAACTGCGTGCTGACGGATACGGCGTTCTAGCGGGGCGTTCGCGCGCATTTTGCATGAAGGTAGCTGCTCGGATGCGTGCATCGCACGCACTTTGCACACGCGATGCAGTACAATGACTAGGTTTGAGTAACGTCTGCCGCGTCCTGGACGGACGGCAGATGCAGATAGCAGTGCTGAGGAGCAAGGAACCAACGTTATGACGGACTTCATGAACGAATACTGCATGCACACCGCCACGTGCGGCGAGCTGCGCAAGGGCGACGTCGGCCGCGAGGTCGTGCTGACGGGCTGGGCGTGGCACAACCGCGACCACGGCGGCCTCATCTTCATCGACCTGCGCGATCGCGCGGGCTACACGCAGGTGGTCGTCGACCCCGACTGCGTGAGCGCCGACGACTTCGCGAAGGCCGAGCACCTGGGTCGCGAGTACGTGCTGAAGATCGCGGGCACGGTGCGCGATCGCGGTGCGGAAGCCGTCAACCCGAACATGGCCACGGGTGAGATCGAGGTGCTGGCGAAGTCCGTCGAGGTCCTGAACACGAGCGTCACCCCGCCGTTCTCCATCGAAGACGGCATCGAGACGGACGAGATTACGCGCATGAAGTGGCGCTACCTCGACATCCGCCGTCCCGAGATGTTCGAGGCCCTGCACCTGCGCCACAAGGTGGCCCAGGCCATGCGCGGCGCGCTGAACGAGCGCGGTTTCCTCGAGGTGGAGACGCCCATCCTGGCGAACTCCACGCCCGAGGGCGCGCGCGACTACATCGTGCCGAGCCGTCCGAACCCGGGCCGCTTCTACGCGCTGCCGCAGAGCCCGCAGCAGTTCAAGCAGATGCTCATGGTGGGAGGCGTCGAGCGCTACTACCAGATCGCCCGGTGCTTCCGCGACGAGGACCTGCGCGCCGACCGTCAGCCCGAGTTCACGCAGGTGGACATCGAGATGGGCTTCGTGCAGGGCGAGGACGTGATGAACCTCATGGAGGACGTCATGGCCGAGACGCTGCAGGCCGTGGGCGTCGACCACGCGTTCCCGCTGCAGCGCATGCAGTACCGCGAGTCCATGGACCGCTTCGGCAACGACCGTCCCGACACGCGCTTCGGCATGGAGCTGAAGGACATCACCGACATCGTGAAGGACACGGGCTTCAAGGTGTTCTCGAGCGTGGCGCAGTCCGGCGGCGTGGTGAAGGCCATCAACGCGAAGGGCGCGGGCGACTGGAGCCGCGGCGACGTGGAGAAGCTGGCCGACATCGCGGCCGAGAACGGCGCGAAGGGCATGGCCTGGATCGCGTTCACGACCGACGGCAAGGAGAAGAGCCCCATCATCAAGTTCTTCAGCGATGAGGAGTTCGCCGCGCTCAAGGAGGCCATGGACGTGGAGCCGGGCGACCTGCTGCTGTTCGCCGCCGACACCTACGAGGTGGCGAGCGCCGTGCTGAGCGCGCTGCGCCTGCACATGGCCGAAGCGCTGAACGTGCCGCGCGAGGGCCATCAGCTGCTGTGGGTGGTGAACTTCCCCATGTTCAAGTACGACGAGGACGAGAAGAAGTACGCCGCCGAGCACCATCCGTTCACCCACGTGCTGGACGAGGACGTGGACAAGATCGAGAGCGACCCGCTGGCGTGCGGCAGCTACAGCTACGACCTCGTGATGGACGGCTTCGAAGTGGGCGGCGGCACCATCCGTATCCACAACGCCGACGAGCAGCGCGCCGTGCTGCGCACGTGCGGCCTGAGCGATGAGGAGATCGAGGAGAAGTTCGGCCACCTCATCCACGCGCTCGAGCTGGGCGCGCCGCCGCACGGCGGCATCGCGCTGGGCCTCGACCGCCTGGTCATGCTGCTGGGCGGCAAGGCGTCCATCCGCGACGTCATCGCCTTCCCGAAGACGAGCTCCGCGAGCGACCCGATGACGGGCGCCCCGAGCGCCGTGACGGGCCGCCAGCTCAAGGAAGTCAACCTGCGCACGCTGTAGGGGAGCGGCTTCGGCCAATCCGGAACGCATCGAAACGACCTGCCGAACGGCGGGTCGTTTTTTGTTCGGGGGGGGGGCAGGCGGCCGTCGCGCTCCATCGATGCGAAGCGGCGTCCGTGAAAAAATAAAGGCACCTGTGAAATAGGTCTTGCATTGATGTGAAGGTACCTGTATGATGCCAATCGACAGGTACCTTAGAAACTGCATCGACCTGAGAATCCAGCGCAGGGTTCTCAGGTCAAAGATCTCTCGACAGGAGCTTTGCATGAAACATGATAACAATTACTACTTGCGCGAAGCGGCGCCCGTGAGCGCCATCGCGCACATGTGCGTGCCGTTGCTGGCCGCGATGGGCGTGATGACGCTGGCCTCGCTCGTCGACGCGTTCTTCGTCGGCCAGCTGGGCGACACGGCGGCGCTCGCCGCGGTTGCGCTCGCGCTGACGTTCACCACGGGCCTCATGGCGGTGGGCGATTTGCTGGGCACGGGCGGCAGCACGTTCATCGCGCGTTTGCTGGGCGCGGGTAAAGCAGGGGAGGCCAAGCGCGTATCGGCGACGAACCACGCGCTCGCCCTCGTCTTCGGCGTGATCGCCGCAGTGCTGAGCCTCGCGTTCCTCGAGCCGCTGGCGAACCTGCTGGGCGCGACGGGC is a genomic window containing:
- the hisS gene encoding histidine--tRNA ligase, with protein sequence MALQAPEGTKDLLPDEAKFWAYFKATAADLFGRYGYVTIETPIFEQTELFVRGIGEATDVVSKEMFTAISGENLNKLVAGGTIKVKSRLSLRPEGTAGVVRAVAQHDLVPQGAAPAKLMYAGPMFRAERPQKGRQRQFNQVGIECLGAEDPSVDAEGIIMLMRFFATIGIPVESTRLLVNSMGCEQCRPAYRDAVKAYMDAHADELCDECKRRAEINPLRAFDCKNPGCAAVMADAPKITDHLCDDCREHYETVKGYLAGADLAFEEDPKLVRGLDYYTRTVFEVQVTEGMGSQNAIGGGGRYDKLVEEVGGRPTPGFGFALGYERCALALQATGYEFPAAHRCDFFVACVDDSVRGEAFSLMQASRDAGLICEMDHQHRSLKSQFKLADKLGVSIVAVLGPDELAAGQVKVRNMRTHEERTADIAAVKTLLAHFGGEAFGGADAFEAALGKLDAE
- a CDS encoding FAD-dependent oxidoreductase, producing the protein MGTARSMDRRSFLKGATVAGVAGAAAAAGTFGLAGCAPQDKESVAAASGDLVLDAEKFQSAKWNFEIPPEPVDESKITNTVECEILVIGAGVGGLVTAASAVEEGADVVLIASSDGPVSRGGSNAAFNTRLTHELGLDFTREQIEPIFQEIFASNSFRLDQEKWWLVYDESGNAMNWLMDKMEPYGISTVIENNQRDGGTDWWDGGPLKTLNVSHSFVAEGAQAAGASQQIVVEALAEEIQKGGGQIFYSTTAVQLDREGDNTGRVTGCVAKHNSEYTRYTATKGVVLATGDFSQDKDMVAKYCPIALPFGYGGVYDGSGLKLALWIGASWQKYTPNAPMLATMGDEVLPCRWWAEGALTTFPGLLVNKKGVRYSNENCTYGYMPYPQRVQPDGCAFLIWDENWVRDSAPWQSDRVGGEARDTQEVYDAIAALFDPNTDWTTTDEYAGFDATMAENAVKADTLEELADGLGLPREEFLAQVERYNSYCETGLDDEFHKDKRFLLPVKQPPFYGIKNEPYTLCITGGLNTDIQMHVCDSNNDPIPGLYGVGTVVGDMYGDVYDYKVPGINLGGACTTFGYLLGKNLSAGTW
- a CDS encoding helix-turn-helix transcriptional regulator, translated to MDKGIAADEGSPVLFVRPTILDVGIGVLYFFTSHMVIRALYFIGVDRTADELSTFFLVVIASTIMAHLLARPLLKVRRFAESALGVPAVSVVAALGATLALVSMLPVVGVLLFYVAGALLGLACGWIIVIWTSTIHASRPEGDSFYLDPALAVAVVCYFAFRCVSSFSETISQGFLLALPLVTIACIIRASQPTDEGETMGLGEGARALQVLVVVAAAFAIGCAACVYLSGRENDVLSSGLNYMVLFEVLAVILMVFCCWLMSRFAQHRSTLTPRGSAVLTFCVCYIPLFSIGLVMGGAAIPANAPDALWESNMWVLLIAIFAYDIRESVYAIRGLAVGLMFEAMCIGQLIARVSTLGLSSYAMAAAGGLTALYFFSVGRQLARSMPKRKPKRAEEAKDEEPKRELAEAGEDRGGAEGEELPSELLAYCQKLALENGLTPREVEILGLIAMGRSAKYIAEELLISHNTTRTHIKHVYEKLNIHSKQELLDLVLFGSGMM
- a CDS encoding FAD-dependent oxidoreductase, producing the protein MKSTTGLSRRAFLGLGATAAVAAGAGLAGCAPQASSAGAEEGSANASAANASSWKTPPAEITDFAKEYDCDVVVCGHGFAGITACRELAEEGKKVILVEKQPEDTFAAVGNEAGTLNASILKERGVPEIDPVEFFQNWMTITGNYPNQELVMKYAQNSGANMDWYLSDLTDDDLATMTTAFFPPTEHQMDHLGPIKFWPSVCSFYGDCNQTKIHEYNRAAAKAAGAEFLFGTEAQYVIMDDGKVAGLVATNSDGNLKFTCKAVVIACGGFGGNPEMMADLIPDMAGALVGDEQLSSMSANDGRGVQMAHWAGAHLETCPIPGMNMKGLSVPGKMNCLPQAVWIDENGKRFCNEYYPTSEQRGLSTIYKTRKAKYAVCDANFPTYRQYTIPQHAGFTATDENIASLQESLDKAYAIFKGTYEEPAKAEDDKGGMGPVTTIEFIADDTLEGLAKQMGLEGDAVTAFVETIENYNSYCAAGADQEFGRDEAVLFPVDTAPYYACTFEPELGETMVTCGGIITDGDQNALDENFEPIPGLYVSGNDCGRRFGYEYITPIPGVSLGLAITLGRECGKAVGAFLG